One genomic window of Vibrio ziniensis includes the following:
- a CDS encoding anaerobic C4-dicarboxylate transporter, protein MFYVHLALLLTIIFIGIRHGGVAFGLLGGFGVSVMAFVFGVAPGKPPVDVMLIILAVVAASATLEATGGLKLLVKYAEKLMRKHPNQIVFLGPLCTYTLTVLVGTGHSVYPLLPVIYDVAYGKGIRPERPMAIASVASQMGITASPIAAAAAVMMATATSNHVDINLVDVLSVTIPATLIGVLVACTWSLKRGKDLDKDPEFAERCKDPEFVAALQDKEAMGDDKISSTAKKGLGIFLAGILTVIFVAMFGKDLNLLPKGVSMSVAIQFLMLSVGAIILVSTKIQPKKIVNGNVFIAGMTAVIIIFGIAWLSDTIITHHKTFLVDSIRDLVSAHPWAFALAMFGTSIFLKSQAAVLTIMLPLGFALGIPPKVLIGVLPACYAYFFFPFYPSDLAAITFDRSGTTRIGKYVLNHSFILPGFIGVSTATVVGYFISMAIN, encoded by the coding sequence ATGTTTTATGTCCATTTAGCACTGCTGTTAACGATAATATTTATTGGGATCCGGCACGGAGGGGTGGCATTTGGTCTGTTAGGTGGTTTCGGGGTCAGCGTTATGGCCTTTGTGTTCGGTGTCGCACCGGGTAAACCACCAGTTGATGTAATGCTAATTATCCTAGCGGTTGTTGCTGCTTCTGCAACATTAGAAGCGACGGGTGGTTTAAAATTACTGGTTAAATACGCTGAAAAATTAATGCGTAAGCATCCAAACCAAATCGTATTTTTAGGCCCACTTTGTACTTACACTTTGACGGTTTTGGTTGGTACAGGACATTCAGTTTATCCGCTACTACCTGTTATTTATGATGTGGCTTATGGCAAAGGTATTCGCCCTGAACGTCCAATGGCGATTGCATCCGTTGCTTCGCAAATGGGTATTACTGCAAGCCCTATTGCAGCAGCAGCGGCGGTTATGATGGCAACGGCAACGTCGAATCATGTTGATATCAACTTGGTTGATGTTCTTAGTGTGACAATTCCTGCAACGCTTATCGGTGTGCTGGTGGCTTGTACCTGGAGTTTAAAACGCGGTAAAGATTTAGATAAAGACCCTGAATTTGCTGAGCGTTGTAAAGATCCTGAGTTCGTTGCTGCGCTACAAGATAAAGAAGCGATGGGCGATGACAAAATCAGCAGCACGGCGAAGAAAGGTCTGGGTATCTTCCTTGCTGGTATCCTGACTGTTATTTTCGTCGCTATGTTTGGTAAAGATTTAAATCTGCTACCGAAAGGCGTTTCAATGTCAGTGGCGATTCAGTTCCTGATGTTGTCTGTGGGTGCCATCATTCTGGTATCGACTAAGATTCAACCGAAGAAAATTGTTAACGGTAACGTGTTTATCGCCGGTATGACTGCGGTGATCATTATTTTCGGTATTGCTTGGTTAAGTGACACTATTATCACTCACCACAAAACCTTCCTTGTGGATTCGATTCGTGATTTAGTCAGCGCACACCCATGGGCGTTTGCACTTGCTATGTTTGGTACATCAATTTTCTTGAAAAGTCAGGCGGCGGTGTTAACCATCATGTTGCCACTTGGTTTTGCTCTGGGTATTCCGCCTAAAGTACTGATTGGTGTGTTGCCTGCGTGTTATGCATACTTCTTCTTCCCATTCTACCCAAGTGACTTAGCGGCGATTACTTTTGACCGCTCAGGTACGACTCGAATTGGTAAGTATGTACTTAACCACAGTTTCATTCTGCCTGGATTTATTGGGGTATCAACCGCTACAGTGGTCGGTTACTTCATCTCGATGGCGATTAACTAA
- a CDS encoding hybrid sensor histidine kinase/response regulator: MQGWLVVPVSLAYLGVLFLIAWYGDRQTRWLAKWRPWIYSLSIAVYCTSWTFYGTVGQASQNPWSFLPIYIAPIIVFTLGWRILARLILIAKREHITSIADFIAARYGKSQGLAVAVTLIAVAGILPYIALQLRGITMGLNIVAPDLSTQLGYQDESVSWFVVLALALFTMLFGTRHIDNTEHHRGMMMAIAFESIVKLVAFLVVGMFILYLALRGQDVALLDVARETYQAPNWPTLFVHTILTMIAIICLPRQFHTMVVENERAQDLHTARWLFPSYLILMGIFVLPIAWVGQSLLSGTSPDTFVISVPVAVGANDIALLAFLGGTSAASGMVIVSTIALAIMASNDLVMPLLLRRMRLSQRNHRHFSGLLVIIRRTLILLLLLGAWGFYLVLDTIPSLSAIGFLSFSAITQFAPALIGGMYWREGNRKGVYVGLLVGFTLWLITLMSATNMLAGDHESNVLLWVITPPQFLGNMGLESSDWGMLLSVSLNTLCYVAVSTATRSSLSERLQSASFVGTPLPENENISLYQSRVTVAELEMLASRFVGRQRVRAAFGQYWDQQRETLMPNQQAPATLIRHTERVLAGVFGASSAKLVLTSALQGRNMQLEEVATIVDEASELYDFTRGLLQGAIEHIGQGIAVVDKQLRLVAWNQRYLELFDFPPGLIQVGRPIADVIRHNAQQGLCGPGDPEEHVRRRVYHLEQGTRHTSSRIRPDGRVIEVQGNPMPGGGFVMSFTDITVFRDAERTLQEANENLEERVLERTRELETLNKKLVSATQRSEQESQSKSRFLAAVSHDLMQPLNAARLFASSLSEVAQEEESKRLSRHIESALSAAEDLIGDLLDISRLESGKLEVNLQSFKVNDVLANLKAEFEALARQQGINFSTVPSSLYVHSDPKLLRRVIQNFLTNAFRYNPKGKVVLGVRRVADKVRIDVWDNGIGIEEDKQQEIFEEFNRGSQVRSDQGLGLGLAISKGIAFVLGHEISMRSWPDQGSVFSLTLDKAEAAQVVPQKAVALEAVHDLAHLRVLCVDNEQDILVGMQTLLERWGCEVKTALDIKQSMKALDNQWIPDVIFSDYRLDNGRTGLEVLQQCRLRLGDCFEGVIVSADRSPDILEGIKSNGFSFMAKPVKPLKLRALLNRIG; the protein is encoded by the coding sequence ATGCAGGGTTGGTTGGTGGTTCCAGTCTCACTCGCTTATTTAGGCGTGCTGTTTCTCATCGCATGGTATGGCGATCGTCAAACTCGTTGGCTCGCGAAATGGCGGCCTTGGATATACAGCCTATCGATTGCGGTTTACTGCACCTCATGGACGTTCTACGGTACAGTGGGTCAAGCTAGCCAGAACCCGTGGTCATTTCTACCGATTTATATTGCCCCTATTATTGTGTTTACCCTTGGCTGGCGAATACTGGCTCGTCTTATCCTGATCGCTAAACGGGAACACATTACCTCTATCGCGGACTTCATCGCCGCACGTTATGGAAAATCTCAAGGGTTAGCGGTTGCTGTCACTCTTATTGCGGTAGCGGGGATCCTGCCTTACATCGCGTTGCAGCTACGTGGCATCACTATGGGGCTTAATATTGTGGCTCCGGATCTCAGTACTCAACTGGGCTATCAAGACGAGAGCGTCTCCTGGTTTGTGGTGTTGGCTTTGGCGTTGTTCACCATGCTGTTTGGTACTCGCCATATTGATAATACTGAACACCACCGCGGTATGATGATGGCTATTGCCTTTGAATCCATCGTTAAGCTGGTTGCGTTTCTTGTGGTTGGTATGTTCATTCTTTACCTCGCACTGCGAGGGCAAGATGTCGCACTGTTGGATGTGGCGCGAGAAACCTATCAGGCACCAAACTGGCCGACGCTATTTGTTCACACCATTTTGACTATGATAGCCATCATCTGTCTGCCTCGTCAGTTTCATACCATGGTGGTGGAAAATGAGCGTGCACAGGACTTGCACACCGCGCGTTGGTTATTTCCTTCCTACCTCATTTTGATGGGGATTTTTGTTCTGCCTATCGCTTGGGTAGGGCAGAGCTTATTAAGCGGCACTTCGCCAGATACGTTTGTGATTAGTGTGCCGGTTGCTGTAGGTGCCAATGATATTGCTTTATTAGCATTTCTCGGCGGTACTTCCGCAGCGTCAGGCATGGTGATTGTATCCACCATCGCCTTGGCCATCATGGCATCTAACGATTTGGTGATGCCTTTACTACTTCGTCGTATGCGTTTGTCGCAGCGCAATCACCGTCACTTTTCCGGTCTGCTGGTGATTATTCGCCGCACTTTAATCTTGCTGCTGTTGCTTGGCGCATGGGGTTTTTATCTGGTTCTCGATACCATTCCGTCACTGTCGGCGATTGGTTTCTTGTCTTTCTCGGCGATTACCCAATTTGCGCCGGCATTGATTGGCGGTATGTACTGGCGAGAGGGTAATCGTAAAGGTGTTTACGTTGGTTTGCTGGTGGGTTTCACCTTGTGGCTGATTACTCTGATGAGTGCGACCAATATGTTGGCGGGCGACCATGAGAGTAACGTGCTGCTGTGGGTCATCACTCCGCCGCAGTTTCTCGGCAACATGGGGTTAGAAAGTTCGGACTGGGGCATGTTGCTCAGCGTTTCTTTAAACACGCTCTGTTATGTGGCGGTTTCCACTGCGACACGCTCAAGTCTAAGTGAGCGCTTACAGTCGGCCTCTTTTGTCGGCACGCCACTGCCGGAAAACGAAAACATCAGTTTGTATCAGAGTCGCGTCACGGTTGCGGAGCTTGAAATGCTTGCTTCGCGTTTTGTTGGGCGTCAGAGAGTGCGCGCGGCCTTTGGTCAGTATTGGGATCAGCAACGTGAAACCTTAATGCCCAATCAACAAGCGCCAGCGACCTTGATTCGTCATACCGAACGTGTACTGGCGGGGGTGTTTGGTGCTTCTTCGGCCAAGTTAGTGCTCACTTCCGCCTTGCAAGGTCGCAATATGCAGTTGGAAGAGGTGGCGACGATTGTTGATGAGGCCTCTGAGCTTTATGACTTTACCCGCGGCTTGCTTCAAGGAGCGATAGAACACATCGGTCAGGGTATTGCGGTAGTGGATAAACAACTCAGGCTAGTAGCTTGGAACCAAAGGTATTTAGAGCTGTTTGATTTCCCTCCGGGTCTGATACAAGTCGGTAGACCAATAGCGGATGTGATTCGTCATAACGCCCAGCAAGGTTTGTGTGGCCCGGGTGACCCAGAAGAGCATGTGCGTCGTCGGGTGTATCACTTAGAACAAGGAACGCGTCACACCTCTTCGCGTATTCGCCCCGACGGTCGCGTGATTGAAGTGCAAGGTAATCCTATGCCGGGCGGTGGTTTTGTCATGAGTTTTACCGATATCACGGTTTTCCGCGATGCCGAACGTACGCTGCAAGAAGCTAACGAAAACTTGGAAGAACGGGTACTAGAACGGACGCGAGAACTGGAAACGCTGAATAAAAAATTGGTGTCTGCGACGCAGCGTTCCGAGCAAGAGTCTCAATCCAAATCGCGCTTTTTAGCGGCTGTAAGCCATGATTTGATGCAACCGCTTAATGCGGCTAGGTTGTTCGCATCGTCACTCTCAGAGGTCGCGCAGGAAGAGGAATCTAAGCGTTTGTCACGCCATATTGAAAGTGCGCTTAGTGCCGCAGAAGATTTGATTGGCGATTTACTGGATATCTCCCGTTTGGAGTCTGGCAAACTCGAAGTGAATTTGCAGAGCTTTAAAGTGAATGATGTGCTTGCCAATTTAAAAGCGGAATTTGAAGCTTTGGCACGTCAGCAGGGAATTAACTTCAGTACTGTACCATCGTCACTCTATGTTCACTCTGATCCTAAGTTGCTACGCCGAGTGATTCAGAACTTTTTAACTAACGCTTTCCGTTACAACCCGAAAGGAAAAGTCGTTCTCGGGGTAAGAAGAGTGGCAGATAAAGTGCGTATCGATGTTTGGGACAACGGTATCGGCATTGAAGAAGACAAGCAGCAAGAGATCTTTGAAGAGTTCAACCGCGGTAGTCAGGTACGTTCAGACCAAGGATTAGGCTTAGGTCTTGCGATATCAAAAGGGATTGCGTTTGTGCTCGGACATGAAATTTCGATGCGTTCTTGGCCGGATCAAGGCAGTGTGTTCTCGCTAACCTTAGACAAGGCTGAAGCCGCTCAGGTGGTACCACAAAAAGCAGTAGCATTAGAAGCGGTGCATGACTTGGCTCACTTACGTGTGTTGTGTGTGGATAACGAGCAAGACATCTTAGTGGGTATGCAGACCTTGCTGGAACGTTGGGGATGTGAAGTGAAAACGGCACTGGATATCAAACAGAGTATGAAAGCTTTGGATAATCAGTGGATTCCAGATGTGATTTTCTCTGATTACCGCCTCGATAACGGTCGCACAGGTTTAGAAGTTTTGCAGCAGTGTCGTTTGCGTCTTGGCGATTGTTTCGAAGGGGTGATAGTGAGTGCCGATCGCAGCCCTGATATCTTGGAAGGGATTAAATCCAACGGCTTTAGTTTTATGGCTAAGCCCGTGAAACCACTCAAACTGCGGGCATTACTTAATCGAATTGGCTGA
- a CDS encoding 3-phenylpropionate MFS transporter — protein sequence MFKPSPYGWISQYFFGFFFAYGVYLPFWALWFEGQGVPASDIGILVGIGFATRCVANLVITPRIHKVEHLLPALRWVTFALMLFIAFHFFTGGSFWLLALATILFNMVCGPVLPLSDSVANHYAKRNMLDYGRTRLWGSIAFIVGSTVVGYLIVLYGSDMIVYTALFGIFVTLLISLRNPSVMPVTENHEHKVRPKLTELLREWPVIKFLLLVALIQGSHAAYYSFSSIHWRAAGHSEDIIGYLWSLGVVSEILVFAISKRVFSKWNIRTLFVIAALGVIARWGLTASTTALVALVAIQSLHGVTFALAHIATIKYIQHAPQHKMVALQALYNAIPLGAVIAMMTTLSGWGYESWGAGVFWGMALMGVVALFVKVELLQSSVKEVSINKAKPEAQN from the coding sequence ATGTTTAAGCCCTCTCCCTACGGATGGATCTCCCAATACTTTTTCGGCTTTTTCTTTGCTTATGGCGTTTATCTACCATTTTGGGCGCTATGGTTTGAAGGGCAGGGCGTGCCTGCCAGCGACATCGGCATTCTAGTGGGGATTGGTTTTGCAACCCGTTGTGTGGCGAACTTAGTTATCACGCCTCGAATTCATAAGGTGGAACATCTGTTACCCGCACTACGATGGGTGACATTTGCGTTGATGTTATTTATCGCTTTCCACTTTTTCACGGGTGGCAGTTTCTGGTTGCTGGCGCTGGCGACGATCTTATTTAATATGGTCTGTGGACCGGTATTACCTCTGTCTGATTCGGTAGCCAACCACTATGCCAAACGCAACATGCTGGATTACGGTCGTACCCGTTTGTGGGGTTCGATTGCCTTTATTGTCGGGTCTACCGTGGTGGGTTATTTGATTGTGCTATATGGCTCAGACATGATTGTCTATACCGCACTGTTCGGCATATTCGTCACTTTGCTGATCAGTTTGCGTAACCCTTCTGTCATGCCCGTGACGGAAAATCATGAGCACAAAGTTCGCCCTAAATTAACCGAATTACTTCGTGAATGGCCGGTGATTAAATTCCTGCTGCTGGTTGCTCTTATCCAAGGCAGCCATGCTGCCTACTACAGTTTTAGTTCAATCCATTGGCGTGCTGCGGGTCATTCGGAAGACATTATCGGTTACTTGTGGAGTTTAGGTGTTGTTTCTGAAATTCTGGTGTTTGCGATTAGCAAGCGAGTGTTCTCCAAATGGAATATCCGTACGCTGTTTGTTATTGCGGCACTTGGGGTCATCGCTCGCTGGGGCTTAACCGCATCAACCACTGCATTAGTCGCCTTGGTGGCGATTCAGTCTCTGCATGGCGTGACTTTCGCTTTGGCGCATATTGCGACAATTAAATATATTCAGCACGCACCGCAACACAAAATGGTGGCTCTACAGGCGCTGTACAATGCTATTCCTCTTGGCGCAGTGATTGCGATGATGACCACGCTGAGCGGCTGGGGTTATGAAAGCTGGGGCGCGGGGGTATTCTGGGGAATGGCGTTGATGGGTGTTGTTGCGTTGTTTGTTAAAGTGGAATTACTGCAATCGTCGGTGAAAGAGGTTTCTATTAATAAAGCGAAGCCTGAAGCACAAAATTAA